Proteins encoded within one genomic window of Raineyella fluvialis:
- the narI gene encoding respiratory nitrate reductase subunit gamma, whose translation MSALTVLLWIIFPYISLTMLVVGTFWRWRHDKFGWTTKSSELYESPMLRLGSPLFHYGILAVGAGHVMGLLIPKSWTEAVGLPESGYHLLATVGGGLAGVAAVVGLVLLIVRRRLNHGVFQATSPNDKVMYVLLALPVVLGIVATLLHQVFGSGDGYDYRDTISPWLRSLFILQPQAQLMADVPLSFQLHVVAAFLLFAVWPYTRLVHAFSVPLGYPTRPYIVYRSRAADHVIRRPDRGWEPIVGPVSLDRSRGGTVRPEPEPQD comes from the coding sequence ATGAGCGCGCTGACAGTGTTGCTGTGGATCATCTTCCCCTACATCAGCCTGACGATGCTGGTCGTCGGCACCTTCTGGCGCTGGCGTCACGACAAGTTCGGCTGGACCACGAAGTCCTCCGAGCTGTACGAGAGCCCGATGCTGCGGCTCGGTTCGCCGCTCTTCCACTACGGCATCCTCGCCGTGGGGGCCGGGCACGTGATGGGCCTGCTGATCCCCAAGTCGTGGACCGAGGCGGTGGGCCTGCCCGAAAGCGGCTACCACCTGCTGGCGACGGTGGGGGGCGGCCTGGCCGGCGTCGCCGCCGTGGTCGGACTGGTCCTGCTGATCGTCCGGCGCCGACTCAACCACGGCGTGTTCCAGGCCACCTCCCCCAACGACAAGGTGATGTACGTACTGCTGGCGCTGCCCGTCGTTCTCGGCATCGTCGCGACGCTGCTGCACCAGGTCTTCGGCAGCGGGGACGGCTACGACTACCGCGACACCATCTCGCCGTGGCTGCGCTCCCTGTTCATCCTGCAGCCGCAGGCCCAGTTGATGGCCGACGTCCCGCTGTCCTTCCAGCTCCACGTCGTCGCGGCGTTCCTGCTCTTCGCGGTCTGGCCGTACACCCGGCTGGTCCACGCGTTCTCGGTGCCGCTGGGCTACCCGACCCGGCCCTACATCGTCTACCGCTCCCGGGCGGCCGACCACGTGATCCGCCGGCCCGACCGCGGCTGGGAACCGATCGTCGGTCCGGTCTCCCTCGACCGGTCGCGAGGCGGCACGGTGCGCCCCGAACCGGAACCGCAGGATTGA
- a CDS encoding SixA phosphatase family protein, with protein sequence MSRHLYLMRHGEAEAHSSASDKDRPLSAFGRRQAADAGQLLAGRGIGVVMSSTAERCRQTVAGLDLPGGPRLEFQEALYLADSDTLLQRIGEIEDDVDALLVVGHSPGLPTLASELAYDAGHGDADAQRCAFPVSSVTEIEVPCTWSELADGERGGVRIVGTVGSDELPAVC encoded by the coding sequence ATGTCACGCCACCTGTACCTGATGCGCCACGGCGAGGCCGAGGCGCACTCCTCCGCCTCGGACAAGGATCGACCCCTCAGCGCCTTCGGCCGCCGCCAGGCCGCTGACGCCGGGCAGTTGCTGGCCGGACGAGGCATCGGCGTCGTGATGAGTTCCACCGCCGAGCGCTGCCGCCAGACCGTCGCCGGTCTGGACCTGCCCGGCGGGCCGCGGCTGGAGTTCCAGGAGGCGCTCTACCTGGCCGACAGTGACACCCTGCTCCAGCGCATCGGCGAGATCGAGGACGACGTCGACGCGCTGCTGGTGGTGGGCCATTCCCCCGGTCTGCCCACGCTCGCCTCGGAGTTGGCGTACGACGCCGGCCACGGCGACGCGGACGCCCAGCGGTGCGCCTTCCCGGTCTCGTCCGTCACCGAGATCGAGGTGCCGTGCACCTGGTCGGAGCTGGCGGACGGCGAGCGGGGTGGTGTCCGCATCGTCGGCACCGTCGGCTCCGACGAGCTACCGGCCGTCTGCTGA
- a CDS encoding cation diffusion facilitator family transporter, whose protein sequence is MSTPQSAGLTVDTRYLRRFMWLSVAAALATMGIKGGAALMTGSVGLLSDAMESMVNLAAALIGVWALSLAAKPADEGHPFGHGKAEYFSSLAEGAMILVAATLIIYTAVQRLITPAPVEQLEFGLILATGASLINLVVSLVLRRAGRRHRSIALEADGKHLLTDVWTSAGVLVGIGLVWLTKWQPLDPIVALLVGGNILWTGWGLLRRSGTLLLSSSLDPDDVARIRAVEADIASREPVHFLANQTVQQGQLAVVHSFMCVPDEWTVGQARTLAEEVKVAIGAQLGRSDVYVHVQSHESHDVPEEPLPEKPRPEKSRPEKPAAPRP, encoded by the coding sequence ATGAGCACCCCACAATCCGCAGGGCTGACGGTCGACACCCGCTACCTGCGACGTTTCATGTGGCTGTCGGTGGCGGCGGCCCTCGCCACCATGGGCATCAAGGGCGGTGCCGCCCTGATGACGGGGTCCGTCGGTCTGCTCTCGGACGCGATGGAGTCGATGGTCAACCTCGCCGCGGCGCTGATCGGGGTGTGGGCGCTGAGCCTGGCCGCCAAGCCCGCCGACGAGGGGCACCCGTTCGGCCACGGCAAAGCTGAGTACTTCTCCTCCCTCGCCGAGGGGGCGATGATCCTCGTCGCCGCGACCCTGATCATCTACACGGCGGTGCAGCGCCTGATCACTCCGGCGCCGGTCGAACAGCTCGAGTTCGGCCTCATCCTGGCCACCGGTGCCTCGCTGATCAATCTCGTCGTCTCCCTCGTGCTGCGGCGGGCCGGTCGTCGGCATCGATCGATCGCGCTCGAGGCGGACGGCAAGCACCTGCTGACCGACGTCTGGACTTCGGCGGGAGTGCTCGTCGGCATCGGACTGGTCTGGCTCACCAAGTGGCAGCCCCTCGACCCGATCGTCGCCCTCCTGGTCGGTGGCAACATCCTCTGGACCGGGTGGGGGCTGCTGCGGCGCTCCGGGACCCTGCTGCTGAGTTCCTCCCTCGACCCGGACGACGTCGCCAGGATCCGCGCGGTCGAGGCCGACATCGCGTCCCGGGAGCCGGTCCACTTCCTGGCCAATCAGACCGTCCAGCAGGGGCAGCTCGCGGTGGTGCACTCCTTCATGTGTGTCCCGGACGAGTGGACTGTGGGGCAGGCCCGGACCCTGGCCGAGGAGGTCAAGGTCGCGATCGGCGCGCAGTTGGGCCGCAGTGACGTCTACGTCCATGTCCAGTCCCACGAGTCGCATGACGTGCCCGAGGAGCCACTGCCGGAGAAGCCGCGGCCGGAGAAATCACGGCCCGAGAAGCCGGCCGCGCCACGCCCCTGA
- a CDS encoding aldo/keto reductase — protein MTVPQLAPTVPLRSGGAIPLIGLGTWPMTGAECTEAVATAIEAGYRLVDTAENYDNEDAVGAGVRQASVPRDEVFVTTKFNKKWHGRDLVRPALEAALERMGLDYVDLLLIHWPNPDQGRYLEAFEGMLAVQEAGLARAIGTSNFTEQFLTDLFAHDYTPDVNQIELDPTRPRRELVVLGREHGIVTEAWSPLGRDHRDALVSAPAVADAARELGRTPAQIVLRWEVQQDIVAVPKSGDPRRQLENLSVFDFSLTDEQMAAIAALEDPAADLLDPLRFGH, from the coding sequence ATGACCGTCCCCCAGCTGGCTCCCACCGTTCCCCTGCGCAGTGGCGGAGCCATCCCCTTGATCGGGCTCGGGACGTGGCCGATGACCGGAGCGGAGTGCACCGAGGCCGTCGCGACGGCGATCGAAGCGGGCTATCGCCTGGTCGACACCGCCGAGAACTACGACAACGAGGACGCCGTCGGGGCGGGCGTCCGCCAGGCGTCGGTCCCGCGCGACGAGGTGTTCGTGACCACCAAGTTCAACAAGAAGTGGCATGGCCGCGACCTCGTCCGCCCGGCCCTCGAGGCCGCGCTGGAGCGGATGGGCCTCGACTACGTCGACCTGCTGCTGATCCACTGGCCCAACCCTGACCAGGGTCGCTACCTGGAGGCCTTCGAGGGCATGCTCGCCGTCCAGGAGGCCGGCCTCGCCAGGGCCATCGGCACCTCCAACTTCACCGAGCAGTTCCTCACCGACCTCTTCGCCCACGATTACACCCCGGACGTCAACCAGATCGAGCTGGACCCGACCCGGCCGCGCCGTGAGCTGGTGGTGCTGGGCCGCGAGCACGGCATCGTCACCGAGGCGTGGAGCCCGCTCGGGCGCGACCACCGCGACGCCCTGGTGAGCGCACCGGCCGTCGCCGACGCCGCTCGCGAACTGGGGCGGACCCCGGCCCAGATCGTGCTGCGCTGGGAGGTCCAGCAGGACATCGTCGCGGTCCCGAAGTCAGGTGATCCGCGTCGCCAGCTGGAGAACCTGTCAGTGTTCGACTTCTCCCTGACCGACGAGCAGATGGCGGCCATCGCCGCGCTGGAGGACCCGGCTGCTGACCTGCTGGACCCGCTCCGCTTCGGGCACTGA
- the treY gene encoding malto-oligosyltrehalose synthase, whose product MRTPSSTYRLQITGEFTLRDATAMIGYLRDLGVGALYLSPVLQSNDGSEHGYDCVDPTTIDAQRGGEEAWAELVEAAHAAGIGIVVDIVPNHLGVAEPDQNPSWWSVLKEGKDSPYACWYDIDWSRYPILLPVLGEDRDEHLTLVVTDGEAQLDYYGHRYPVADGTWEPGDSAAAVHGRQHYRLISWRRGDTEITYRRFFSVTTLAGLRQEDPQVFTATHERIARWIAEGQVDGLRVDHPDGLRDPGGYFVRLRELAPDAWIVGEKILERDEQLPTWPIQGTSGYDAMFDAGAVFLDPQAEKQFSRIYTSITGDKVGIADHVLEGKLTAAYDLLEAERRRIARLAPEIEQEPLESALAEIAARFEVYRSYLPHGDGYLVAAERAAAEARPDLAETIGQISGRLHDRTDEVACRFQQLCGAVMAKGVEDTAYYRYSRFIALNEVGGDPGTFGISTDEFHRRLATRQAHWPDSMTSLSTHDTKRSEDVRARLNVLSEIGDIWGPFAQGVVDRMDIANRSLAYLLAQTFIGAAPIARERMHAYATKAMREASDETSWTDPNVEFEHEVHAAIDRAYDDPDTVELMRTVLGLVARPGWSNSLSQKLVQLTMPGVPDVYQGTELWDESLVDPDNRRPVDFAACAELLRRSDAPPLDASGAAKLWVTSRALRLRRERPDLFTGYTPLYAEGPAAEHLVAFDRGGAITLATRLPYGLTHQGGWRDTVLHLDGTYRGQLQGLEWSGTVALSTILVDYPVGLLVRQ is encoded by the coding sequence GTGCGAACCCCCAGCTCGACCTACCGGCTCCAGATCACCGGAGAGTTCACCCTCCGGGACGCCACGGCCATGATCGGCTACCTGCGGGACCTCGGCGTGGGCGCGCTCTACCTGTCGCCGGTGCTGCAGTCGAACGACGGCTCGGAGCACGGCTATGACTGCGTCGACCCGACCACGATCGACGCCCAGCGCGGCGGGGAAGAGGCCTGGGCCGAACTGGTCGAGGCGGCCCACGCGGCGGGCATCGGCATCGTCGTCGACATCGTCCCCAACCACCTGGGCGTCGCCGAACCCGACCAGAACCCCAGTTGGTGGAGCGTCCTCAAGGAGGGCAAGGACTCCCCGTACGCCTGCTGGTACGACATCGACTGGAGCCGCTACCCGATCCTGCTGCCGGTGCTCGGCGAGGACCGCGACGAGCACCTGACCCTGGTCGTCACCGACGGCGAGGCGCAGCTCGACTACTACGGCCACCGCTATCCCGTCGCGGACGGCACCTGGGAACCCGGTGATTCCGCGGCCGCGGTGCACGGTCGCCAGCACTACCGGCTGATCTCGTGGCGGCGCGGGGACACCGAGATCACCTACCGCCGCTTCTTCAGCGTCACGACCCTGGCCGGTCTACGCCAGGAGGACCCCCAGGTCTTCACCGCGACCCACGAGCGGATCGCCCGCTGGATCGCCGAGGGACAGGTCGACGGGCTGCGGGTCGACCATCCCGACGGCCTGCGCGACCCGGGCGGCTACTTCGTACGGCTGCGCGAACTCGCCCCGGACGCCTGGATCGTCGGGGAGAAGATCCTCGAGCGCGACGAGCAGCTGCCGACCTGGCCCATCCAGGGGACCAGCGGGTACGACGCGATGTTCGATGCCGGCGCGGTCTTCCTCGACCCCCAGGCCGAGAAGCAGTTCAGCCGGATCTACACCTCGATCACCGGTGACAAGGTCGGGATCGCGGACCACGTGCTCGAGGGCAAGCTCACCGCGGCCTACGACCTCCTCGAGGCGGAGCGGCGCCGGATCGCCCGGCTGGCGCCGGAGATCGAGCAGGAACCGCTCGAGTCCGCGCTGGCCGAGATCGCCGCCCGCTTCGAGGTGTACCGGTCCTACCTGCCGCATGGCGACGGTTACCTGGTCGCCGCCGAACGGGCCGCCGCCGAGGCCCGGCCCGACCTGGCCGAGACGATCGGCCAGATCAGCGGCCGCCTGCACGACCGCACCGACGAGGTGGCCTGCCGCTTCCAACAGCTGTGCGGTGCGGTGATGGCCAAGGGCGTCGAGGACACCGCCTACTACCGCTACTCCCGGTTCATCGCCCTCAACGAAGTGGGCGGCGACCCCGGCACCTTCGGGATCAGCACCGACGAGTTCCACCGGCGGCTGGCCACCCGGCAGGCCCACTGGCCGGACTCGATGACCTCCCTGTCGACGCATGACACGAAGCGCAGCGAGGACGTCCGCGCCAGGCTCAACGTCCTCTCCGAGATCGGCGACATCTGGGGTCCGTTCGCCCAGGGCGTGGTCGACCGGATGGACATCGCCAACCGTTCGCTGGCCTACCTGCTCGCCCAGACGTTCATCGGCGCGGCTCCGATCGCCCGGGAGCGGATGCACGCGTACGCCACGAAGGCCATGCGTGAGGCCTCCGACGAGACCAGCTGGACCGACCCGAACGTCGAGTTCGAGCACGAGGTGCACGCGGCCATCGACCGGGCCTACGACGACCCGGATACCGTCGAGCTCATGCGTACGGTCCTCGGGCTCGTCGCCCGCCCCGGATGGTCGAACTCCCTCAGTCAGAAGCTGGTCCAGCTCACCATGCCCGGGGTCCCCGACGTCTACCAGGGCACCGAGCTGTGGGACGAGTCGCTGGTCGACCCGGACAACCGCCGGCCGGTCGATTTCGCCGCCTGCGCCGAGCTGCTCCGCCGCAGTGACGCGCCGCCACTGGACGCCAGCGGGGCGGCCAAGCTGTGGGTGACCTCCCGTGCCCTGCGGCTGCGACGGGAACGGCCCGACCTCTTCACCGGGTACACGCCGCTGTACGCGGAGGGACCGGCCGCCGAGCACCTCGTCGCCTTCGACCGCGGCGGGGCGATCACCCTGGCGACGCGGCTGCCGTACGGACTCACGCACCAGGGCGGCTGGCGCGACACGGTGCTGCACCTCGACGGCACCTACCGCGGGCAGCTCCAGGGCCTGGAGTGGTCGGGTACGGTCGCCTTGTCGACGATCCTCGTCGACTACCCGGTGGGCCTGCTCGTCAGGCAGTGA
- a CDS encoding DsbA family oxidoreductase, whose translation MTLRVDIWSDIACPWCYIGKRRFEAALADFAHRDDVRVTWRSYQLDPELPERFQGSEAEYLAQAKGISAEQAEQMIAVVCDQAETVGLTYDYEHLVPANSLRGHQLLHLARRTPGIDVAAVKDDLLDAHFVRGEAISDPDVLVAIGARHGLDEDAVRTALEDDAIRAEVLADFRTARSIGVTGVPFFVLEDKYAISGAQPTELFAQALQKVWEETEPAPRNFITIDATDAPACGPEGCA comes from the coding sequence ATGACCCTGCGCGTGGACATCTGGTCGGACATCGCCTGCCCCTGGTGCTACATCGGCAAGCGACGTTTCGAGGCGGCGCTGGCGGACTTCGCGCATCGCGACGACGTCCGGGTGACCTGGCGTTCCTACCAGTTGGACCCGGAGCTGCCGGAGCGTTTCCAGGGCAGCGAAGCGGAGTACCTCGCGCAGGCCAAGGGGATCTCGGCCGAGCAGGCGGAGCAGATGATCGCGGTGGTCTGCGACCAGGCGGAGACCGTCGGCCTCACGTACGACTACGAGCACCTCGTCCCGGCCAACTCGCTGCGTGGCCATCAACTGCTGCACCTGGCCAGGCGGACCCCCGGCATCGATGTCGCGGCGGTGAAGGACGACCTCCTCGACGCTCACTTCGTCCGTGGCGAGGCGATCAGCGATCCTGACGTCCTGGTGGCCATCGGCGCACGGCACGGCCTCGACGAGGACGCGGTCCGCACGGCTCTGGAGGACGACGCGATCCGCGCGGAGGTGCTCGCCGACTTCCGCACGGCGCGCTCCATCGGCGTCACCGGGGTGCCGTTCTTCGTCCTGGAGGACAAGTACGCCATCTCGGGCGCGCAGCCGACCGAGCTCTTCGCCCAGGCGTTGCAGAAGGTCTGGGAGGAGACCGAGCCGGCGCCCCGCAACTTCATCACCATCGACGCCACCGACGCCCCGGCCTGCGGGCCGGAGGGCTGCGCCTGA
- a CDS encoding glycoside hydrolase family 3 N-terminal domain-containing protein, which produces MNFDPCVDILSNWRNTIVNTRAYGTNAEDVITYTSAYIEGLKQSEVICCIKHFPGDGDEERDQHLVLGNNSLSVDEWDASYGKVYRHHIDNGVEMFMAGHIAVPAYQKALVPGLQDKDILPATLAPELATGLLKEKLDFNGMLITDASHMLGMTSAMRREDYVPAAIAAGCDMFLFFNDIDEDWNFMLKGYRDGVITEERMTDALRRILGLKAKLRLHEKKAAGTLLKQPEDLAVVGCAEHLQLRAEAADKGITLVKNTLDQLPLNPIDHKRIRLYYLSGEKGGIIDAGDATVEAVKAELESRGYQVTVNDGTTRIKGPTLTYRAEVDAALIVAEVIGYGAQNTYRIQWKTAMSNECPWYVHEVPTFMVSFNYTTHLHDATMVKCYVNAYAANEETIRQTLDKLEGKSPFKGTPNELVWTDKWQARV; this is translated from the coding sequence GTGAACTTCGACCCCTGCGTGGACATCCTGTCCAACTGGCGCAACACCATCGTCAACACCCGGGCGTACGGGACGAACGCCGAAGACGTGATCACCTACACCTCGGCATACATCGAGGGCCTGAAGCAGTCGGAGGTCATCTGCTGCATCAAGCACTTCCCGGGCGACGGCGACGAGGAGCGCGACCAGCACCTGGTGCTGGGCAACAACTCGCTGAGCGTCGACGAATGGGACGCCTCCTACGGGAAGGTCTACCGGCACCACATCGACAACGGCGTGGAGATGTTCATGGCCGGCCACATCGCCGTCCCCGCCTACCAGAAGGCCCTCGTGCCCGGTCTGCAGGACAAGGACATCCTGCCCGCCACCCTCGCCCCTGAGCTGGCCACCGGTCTGCTCAAGGAGAAGCTCGACTTCAACGGCATGCTGATCACCGACGCCTCGCACATGCTCGGCATGACGTCGGCCATGCGGCGCGAGGACTACGTGCCGGCCGCGATCGCGGCGGGCTGTGACATGTTCCTGTTCTTCAACGACATCGATGAGGACTGGAACTTCATGCTCAAGGGCTACCGCGACGGGGTGATCACCGAGGAGCGGATGACCGACGCGCTGCGCCGCATCCTCGGCCTGAAGGCCAAGCTGCGGCTGCACGAGAAGAAGGCGGCCGGCACACTGCTCAAGCAGCCCGAGGACCTCGCGGTCGTCGGCTGTGCGGAGCACCTGCAGCTGCGCGCCGAGGCCGCCGACAAGGGCATCACCCTGGTCAAGAACACCCTCGACCAGCTCCCGCTCAACCCGATCGACCACAAGCGGATCAGGCTCTACTACCTGAGCGGCGAGAAGGGCGGCATCATCGACGCCGGCGACGCGACGGTCGAAGCCGTCAAGGCCGAGCTGGAGTCCCGCGGCTACCAGGTCACCGTCAACGACGGCACCACCCGGATCAAGGGCCCCACGCTGACCTATCGGGCCGAGGTCGACGCAGCGCTCATCGTCGCCGAGGTGATCGGCTACGGAGCGCAGAACACCTACCGGATCCAGTGGAAGACCGCGATGAGCAACGAGTGCCCGTGGTACGTCCACGAGGTGCCGACCTTCATGGTGTCGTTCAACTACACCACGCATCTCCACGACGCGACGATGGTGAAGTGCTACGTCAACGCGTACGCCGCCAACGAGGAGACCATCCGCCAGACCCTCGACAAGCTCGAGGGGAAGTCGCCATTCAAGGGCACGCCGAACGAGCTGGTCTGGACCGACAAGTGGCAGGCCCGCGTCTGA
- the rraA gene encoding ribonuclease E activity regulator RraA yields MKPTPDLYDEYGDTLASCWLQFRQFGRRKAFEGTVTTVRCFQDNVLLKSVLGEPGRGRVLVVDGGGSLEAALVGDVIAGLGADNAWEGVIVNGVVRDSPALAEVDLGIKALGTNPRKSRKDGIGERDVPVTFGGVTFAPGAHLVSDEDGIVVFR; encoded by the coding sequence ATGAAGCCGACGCCTGATCTGTACGACGAGTACGGGGACACCCTCGCCAGCTGCTGGCTGCAGTTCCGCCAGTTCGGGCGGAGAAAGGCCTTCGAGGGCACCGTCACGACCGTCCGCTGCTTCCAGGACAATGTGCTGCTGAAGTCGGTCCTGGGTGAGCCCGGTCGCGGCAGGGTGCTCGTCGTCGACGGCGGTGGCTCCCTCGAGGCCGCGCTCGTCGGGGACGTCATCGCGGGCCTCGGGGCCGACAACGCATGGGAGGGCGTGATCGTCAACGGCGTCGTCCGGGACAGCCCGGCGCTTGCCGAGGTGGACCTCGGCATCAAAGCCCTCGGTACCAACCCTCGCAAGAGCCGCAAGGACGGCATCGGCGAACGTGACGTGCCGGTCACCTTCGGGGGCGTCACGTTCGCTCCGGGTGCTCATCTGGTCAGCGACGAGGACGGCATCGTCGTCTTCCGCTGA
- a CDS encoding hemerythrin domain-containing protein, whose product MCNYCGCQDMTLIRDYYAEHNSSRDLADAARRAMDAGEYDLAREEVARLAVELEDHWQGEEGGLFAVMVERYPDDFADYIRPLVEEHRALAAFLATLDVTDASHRQAFADEVLELHEHMLREEDSLFPASVVTFDGQDWTRAIDGWQQAHPDRELIAD is encoded by the coding sequence ATGTGCAACTACTGCGGCTGCCAGGACATGACGCTGATCCGCGACTACTACGCGGAGCACAACAGCTCCCGTGATCTGGCCGACGCCGCGAGGCGGGCGATGGACGCGGGGGAGTACGACCTGGCCCGTGAGGAGGTCGCCCGGCTGGCGGTTGAGTTGGAGGACCACTGGCAGGGGGAGGAGGGCGGCCTGTTCGCGGTGATGGTCGAGCGCTACCCCGACGACTTCGCCGACTACATCCGCCCGCTCGTCGAGGAACATCGTGCTCTCGCCGCGTTCCTCGCCACCCTGGACGTCACCGACGCCAGCCACCGCCAGGCCTTCGCCGACGAGGTGCTCGAGTTGCACGAGCACATGCTGCGCGAGGAGGACTCGCTGTTCCCCGCCTCGGTGGTGACCTTCGACGGCCAGGACTGGACCCGGGCGATCGACGGCTGGCAGCAGGCGCATCCGGACCGCGAACTGATCGCGGACTGA